A genomic window from Elaeis guineensis isolate ETL-2024a chromosome 3, EG11, whole genome shotgun sequence includes:
- the LOC105040965 gene encoding trans-resveratrol di-O-methyltransferase isoform X1, producing MELTKEKQPAMDQLQDKAQLWNHALGFIRSMSFKCAIELGISDVLHNHGKPITLSELATFLSIPPSKTPALGSLMRLLVHSGVFASHPQQGGGEEEGYFLTPTSELLVKEEKACVSPFALLILNWTMLVPGHQLGEWFMAGAAAETPFDMAHGKGIFGETNVRADFNELFNEAMASDARLVTEVALLQRQWEMLRGVRSVVDVGGGTGTVAKSIAKALPEVRCMVLDLPHVVATMDEEQREGVEFIGGDMFEHIPPADAVLLKWILHDWSDEHCIKILKHCKEAIPTKKDGGKVIIIDMVVGVTTDISISVESQLIFDMEMMILTPGKERSEIEWKRLFHAAGFSDYKITPSMGLRSVIELYN from the exons ATGGAACTCACTAAGGAGAAGCAGCCAGCCATGGACCAACTCCAAGACAAAGCCCAGCTGTGGAACCACGCTCTAGGCTTCATTAGATCCATGTCCTTCAAGTGCGCCATCGAGCTCGGCATTTCCGACGTTCTGCACAACCACGGCAAGCCCATCACTCTCTCCGAGCTTGCCACCTTCCTCTCCATCCCTCCGTCCAAAACCCCGGCCCTCGGAAGCCTCATGCGCTTGCTCGTCCACTCCGGCGTTTTCGCGAGTCACCCACAACAAGGAGGGGGAGAAGAAGAGGGGTATTTCCTCACGCCGACCTCTGAACTCCTGGTGAAGGAGGAGAAGGCGTGTGTCTCGCCGTTCGCGCTGCTGATATTGAACTGGACCATGTTGGTGCCGGGGCACCAGCTGGGGGAGTGGTTCATGGCCGGGGCGGCGGCGGAGACGCCGTTCGACATGGCGCACGGCAAGGGGATATTTGGGGAGACGAACGTGAGGGCAGACTTCAACGAGCTGTTCAACGAGGCGATGGCGAGCGACGCGCGGCTGGTGACGGAGGTGGCGCTTCTGCAGCGGCAGTGGGAGATGCTCCGCGGGGTGCGGTCGGTGGTGGACGTGGGCGGCGGAACGGGCACGGTGGCGAAATCCATCGCCAAGGCGTTGCCCGAGGTGCGGTGCATGGTGCTGGACCTGCCACACGTGGTGGCGACGATGGACGAGGAGCAGCGGGAGGGCGTGGAGTTCATCGGAGGGGACATGTTCGAGCACATCCCTCCGGCGGATGCCGTCTTGCTCAAA TGGATATTACATGACTGGAGTGATGAACACTGCATCAAGATACTAAAGCATTGCAAAGAAGCTATTCCTACTAAGAAAGATGGTGGAAAGGTGATCATAATAGATATGGTAGTTGGTGTTACGACTGATATTTCTATCTCAGTTGAATCACAACTTATTTTTGACATGGAGATGATGATCCTTACTCCAGGAAAAGAACGAAGTGAAATTGAATGGAAACGTTTATTCCATGCTGCAGGTTTCAGCGACTATAAGATCACACCATCTATGGGTTTACGATCAGTCATTGAGTTGTATAACTAA
- the LOC105040965 gene encoding trans-resveratrol di-O-methyltransferase isoform X2: MELTKEKQPAMDQLQDKAQLWNHALGFIRSMSFKCAIELGISDVLHNHGKPITLSELATFLSIPPSKTPALGSLMRLLVHSGVFASHPQQGGGEEEGYFLTPTSELLVKEEKACVSPFALLILNWTMLVPGHQLGEWFMAGAAAETPFDMAHGKGIFGETNVRADFNELFNEAMASDARLVTEVALLQRQWEMLRGVRSVVDVGGGTGTVAKSIAKALPEVRCMVLDLPHVVATMDEEQREGVEFIGGDMFEHIPPADAVLLKWILHDWSDEHCIKILKHCKEAIPTKKDGGKEKNEVKLNGNVYSMLQVSATIRSHHLWVYDQSLSCITKY, encoded by the exons ATGGAACTCACTAAGGAGAAGCAGCCAGCCATGGACCAACTCCAAGACAAAGCCCAGCTGTGGAACCACGCTCTAGGCTTCATTAGATCCATGTCCTTCAAGTGCGCCATCGAGCTCGGCATTTCCGACGTTCTGCACAACCACGGCAAGCCCATCACTCTCTCCGAGCTTGCCACCTTCCTCTCCATCCCTCCGTCCAAAACCCCGGCCCTCGGAAGCCTCATGCGCTTGCTCGTCCACTCCGGCGTTTTCGCGAGTCACCCACAACAAGGAGGGGGAGAAGAAGAGGGGTATTTCCTCACGCCGACCTCTGAACTCCTGGTGAAGGAGGAGAAGGCGTGTGTCTCGCCGTTCGCGCTGCTGATATTGAACTGGACCATGTTGGTGCCGGGGCACCAGCTGGGGGAGTGGTTCATGGCCGGGGCGGCGGCGGAGACGCCGTTCGACATGGCGCACGGCAAGGGGATATTTGGGGAGACGAACGTGAGGGCAGACTTCAACGAGCTGTTCAACGAGGCGATGGCGAGCGACGCGCGGCTGGTGACGGAGGTGGCGCTTCTGCAGCGGCAGTGGGAGATGCTCCGCGGGGTGCGGTCGGTGGTGGACGTGGGCGGCGGAACGGGCACGGTGGCGAAATCCATCGCCAAGGCGTTGCCCGAGGTGCGGTGCATGGTGCTGGACCTGCCACACGTGGTGGCGACGATGGACGAGGAGCAGCGGGAGGGCGTGGAGTTCATCGGAGGGGACATGTTCGAGCACATCCCTCCGGCGGATGCCGTCTTGCTCAAA TGGATATTACATGACTGGAGTGATGAACACTGCATCAAGATACTAAAGCATTGCAAAGAAGCTATTCCTACTAAGAAAGATGGTGGAAAG GAAAAGAACGAAGTGAAATTGAATGGAAACGTTTATTCCATGCTGCAGGTTTCAGCGACTATAAGATCACACCATCTATGGGTTTACGATCAGTCATTGAGTTGTATAACTAAATATTAG
- the LOC105036408 gene encoding zinc finger protein MAGPIE-like: protein MTQVRDRPKNRTRAQETQVRGRLTDPEAEVIALSPRTLLTTNRFLCEICSKGFHRDQNLQLHRRGHNLPWKLRQRSTKEPRKRVHVCPEKSCIHHNPARELGDRTGIKKHFCRKHGEKKWKCEKCSKRYAVQSDWKAHSKTCGTREHRCDCGGILFSRYILWYHYC, encoded by the exons ATGACACAGGTTAGAGATCGACCAAAGAACAGGACCCGCGCACAAGAGacacaggtgagaggtcgactcacag ATCCTGAAGCAGAGGTTATTGCCTTGTCTCCAAGAACGCTCTTAACCACCAATCGGTTCTTGTGCGAGATTTGCAGCAAAGGCTTCCACCGAGACCAGAACCTCCAGCTACACCGCCGGGGGCACAACCTCCCATGGAAGCTGAGGCAAAGAAGCACCAAAGAGCCGAGAAAAAGGGTCCATGTGTGCCCCGAGAAGAGCTGTATCCACCACAATCCAGCAAGAGAGCTTGGAGACCGGACCGGAATAAAGAAGCACTTCTGCCGGAAGCATGGCGAGAAGAAGTGGAAGTGCGAGAAGTGCTCCAAGCGGTACGCGGTGCAGTCTGACTGGAAGGCGCACTCAAAGACCTGCGGCACGAGGGAACACCGCTGCGACTGTGGTGGCATCCTTTTCTCCAGGTATATTTTGTGGTACCACTACTGTTAG